AATTTTTTTGAGCTTCTTGATGAGTAGAGGTGGGGCTGCCGTCCCGGAAACGGTCACTTTGTTCTGTTCTTTATCTACTTTGACGGTGAGAACGCCTGAACACGCCaaccaaaaagagaggaaacaaaaataaaaattaaccaagaaattttttaactGAAGGTGATGAGTATATTTGAACAGAATTTTTTTAGTGGAGGTTCGAGATATATCTAACTAAAATCCAaacacgggagagagagagagagagagagagagagagagagagagagagaggcttgaaGAATGAGATAAGATCAAATAAGGAGGACTGGAAATGAAAAAGGAGTAATACCAGCAATTTTCCCCAAGGTTTTCTTCACGTCCCGGTCACAGCCATCACAGTGTATGTACACTTTTAGAACCCAAGTCTGCATGCACGAGCAAACCCAGAGAACAATTCCTCAAgctccaacaaaagaaaaacaggagaaaaaaaaaaacacgaatgAAGCGAAGTTTCGTTCCGGAAAGTCATCACCACGCATGGAAAGAGAGATTAGTTCCAGTGCAAAACAGGCACCCCGAATTGTAACACATGAAGTCCCAATGACTATCGTCTATGACTGTTGAGCTTAAAACGAGGCAAAGTACAGAGGAGAAACAACCGGTGAGCTGAGTCAGGAGGGACAAAATGCGTACCTGGATCTTCAAGAACTCTTCTTTACTCATTTGGATTCCACTTTACGGAACAAGCCGGGACACAGTTattgaaaagataagaaaagtaGGGAGAGGGGATCCTAAAACCGATGTacagccgagagagagagagagaggtgtagCGAGAGGAAATATCGAAGAAGGTTAAGAAAGAGGAGATAAGGTTACGTGATGGATTTTCCAAAGTATTGGGGAAGTAAGTGGGACTAtgattttcttccctttcactaAATGATTAATAACGATATGATCGCATTTGCAAACAGAGAGAAGTTCAAAAGATTGACCCGGTGCAAATCAGAGTCTTTAGGTTAGGGAAGGGAGAGAGACTTGTTGACAGAGCAGGTCCCACAATGCTACTTGTCGTCCACTTAATGTACTAGTGCATTGATAACATGACTATCATAGTTGCAAGCTAATATT
This region of Eucalyptus grandis isolate ANBG69807.140 chromosome 8, ASM1654582v1, whole genome shotgun sequence genomic DNA includes:
- the LOC104414892 gene encoding heavy metal-associated isoprenylated plant protein 32: MSKEEFLKIQTWVLKVYIHCDGCDRDVKKTLGKIAGVLTVKVDKEQNKVTVSGTAAPPLLIKKLKKIGQTCRAFECSEVPQGQP